The Quercus lobata isolate SW786 chromosome 4, ValleyOak3.0 Primary Assembly, whole genome shotgun sequence genome segment TTCAGATTTCCCCATCTCGTTGACCCCACGCTTTCACTTAATGGAGCGTGGCGTACACGCTCCGACCCAAACCCCACTCCCCCCTAACCCTTAGTACTTGTACTAGGACTAGTAATAGTAGTAACAGTAGTTGTTGgtctatataataatatactattattattgttgttgttattattgtaCTACACATTACAATGTACTAGCTGTCAGGTAGATTGGCCTTGAGTCCCACATTTGGGTCCCACATTATATCAACATCATCCATGAATATGATCCTTTCTTTCCCATCCTCTTCACTTCTTTCGAGTCTTCAGTCTTgaccctaactttttttttttttggccttaaCTCCCGAACTACCTTGAGCAAAGAGTTTTGTGATGATACGCTTGCTTGCATTATCCACGGcctttcaaaagtttttaaaactaaaagttaaaaagtaaaacaaaccTAGTAATGTCTATCAACAAAACTAGATAAGGGATCAAACAAAATTAGCCTAAAAAATGGTCTCAAATCTTTTACAACTTGGcttcttgattttgaagaaCTACAATGCTAGAAGATTTCCAAATTTAATGTACCAAAATAGAGAAAtacatacaaaaagaaaaaaagaaaaattgggaTATGTGGTGAATTGgtatgtagattttttttttcaacaggGATCAAACAAAATTAGCCTTAAAAAATGGGCTCAAATTTACAACTtggttttcttgatttttggaGGCCTTTTAATTTCAACTACAATGCTAGAAGATTTCCAAATTTAATGTAcctcaaaagagagagagagcaatacatacagaatgaaaaaagaaagagaaaaagaaaagaaaagaaagacaaattaagaaaaagaaaaattgggaTTTATGGTGAATTGGGTATATGTAAAATTTTCAGGACAAGTTAACATGGACACTGGCGTTCTTGGGTGATTTACAGATGGGGCAAATGTGAAGTGTAGACCCACAAACAGTACATAGACAGAGGTGTCTACAGGGCAAAAGCAGTACACACGACTCTTGTTTGCCACAGTTCCTGCACCACCTATTGTTCCCACATTCACTACTAGTCCTGTAATTGTCATTATAATAATTACCATTACAATTACCATTACCATCATCATCCTTATCCTGCGCCACCCCACATGCTAACGTGCGCCTCCCTCCTTCAACAACAATAACGTCTCTATGATGATGATCTTCTTCTTCGCCACTGCTTCCACAGCACGACTGTGCATCGTCCATGAGTAGTGCTGCTTCATCTAATGCTGCGCCGTGGGTGCGTTCTTCCTTAACCTGCGCTGCCAAGACTTGTTCTAAGTTTGATCTCAAAGCATTGGCTGTGGCCTCGTTGGTTTGGGCTAAGTCACGCCAAATTTGATTCTCTATGCACAACGATTTCACTCTCTCTTCTAAAGCCCAGTTCATTTTACCAATTTTCTCTATCTCTTCCTCTTTAGCCTTTAGCCTCTTCATCATCCCCACTTCTATTGCTTCAACAATCCTCCGAGCTtgcctttttctcttttcttctatCTCCATCCTCACCTTCTCCATCTGAAAAAAACACacccaaaaaccaaaactttCAGTGACCCTTTAATCAAAAGGTAAAGACTTTGTATTGGATATTGAATAAAACATGTGTATATGTATGTTCTTGTGAATACGTACATGTTGAGAAATGAGACGGTCGATATCGAATTGGTGTTGTTGGATCTGAAAGGAAATGTCTTCACCGAGAAAAGAGAAGGACCCGCAATTCTTTTGTGGCTGAGGAGTGGTTTGGTGATGAGAGAGGAAGCTCAAACTGGGGTTGATCATGGAGTCTCTTGAGCGCTTTCTCGAGATGGGAATAGGGATGTTATAGGTGAGACCGCTCTCTGATTTTATCGCTGCCTTTTGAGGAATCGAATCGTTCATCAAAGAATTGTATGCAGCTGGCAACATAGTCTCTGTTGTTGTTCCTGATAATGGAACTGTGTATGTGTATCCCATCTGGTTGTTGTTGTACATGTTTGTGTTTGCTTCAATGGGGTTCATCATTTCCCTGCAAAGTTCATCACTTTCCCATTAGTTttgccaaaacaaacacacaagagagagagagaggtatgtGTACCTGTTTCCTATGAGTTGAGAAGGGAAGAGATTGAGATGCCGAGCCTCGACAGCCATGAAGATAGATGATATATATGGgagagttttgtttttgtgtttttgattttgtttgtgtgtttgtgtattcTGTGAGTCTGGCTCTATCTCTAGCTATTTGTATGCGTTTAGTTGTGtgttgggtttttgttgttgaatggGTTTTCTTATCTTTAGGCTTTTTAGAAGGGGGGAAGATATAGTATTGATATGAGAGGCAACGACAAGGACGAGCTAATGAACAAAAGGGCATGCAATAGAGGTGGCAAGCCTGTATGGTGGGGTTTATTtagggtttggtttggtttacaattaaattttaataaataaaaaataaaaaaataaacccacTTTTTTAGATGGAATAATAACAATTacaaagtaaaagtaaaagaagagagagagagagactgagagagatttgtgtgttggttttggttttgtttattttaggatTCGGTTACCAGAAAAGCCCTTCTTCCTACTTGGCTCCAATTTCGTAACCAACAAAGATCCGGTCAGTCCCTTAATTCCAGCGATATACTAGGGGTATTTCCGGAATATAGGCTCGAGTTTATCGTAGccttggttaattttttttttttttttcaagaaaaaaaattttacaaagaaAGAGGTAAAGACTAGACTAAAGACTGAAGCGTGGGATTAAATAACTGACAAACTGGGCATCTGCCACGTATCATTTGCCGAACTGAGCCTGCCAGGTAGTGCCACGTGGACATAGCTACACTCCGACGCACCCACCCTTTACTCAattctcttttatctttttctgcTCAGTCGTCCCTGATTCCTGTACAGAACAACGTGGTGAGCGTGGACCCAAATTTGGGTACACATGTGGGGTCCAGATTGTTTTAAATGGGTCCCATAATTGGTGTGAACACTCAATAGTGaataaatacccaaaaaaaaaaaaaatgctaacaaTAAGTTAGGGCACAACTAAGGTAAGCTTTGTAGATCCCACGAGATACTCGGGTGGTAAGTTTGTTAGTCTGTTCATGTTCAATCCAATGCACAATCGATTTATAGGATTTTCGGGATGTATCATAAATAGGGAGTAAAAAAAGTTTGATGAAACACTATTTTGTTAACATTAAGATAGGGAACAATTAAGGTAAGTTTTGTGGACCCTACAAGATACTCAGATGATGAATTCATTAGTCTATTCACGTTCAATCCAACACGCTATCCACTTCTAAGATTTTCAAGATGTATCATAAatagagagtaaaaaaaagaaacgttTGGAGGGAACGCTACTAGCATTACTTTATTActttattgtaaattttataaaaaaaaattatatgtgagGGTGAGGGGGCCAAGTGGGAGGTGACAGCGTGGACAGGATGTGGGACCCACACTTTTTGAGGCTGTCTGAGAAAAAAGGGCTAGTGGCCGTTGTGGGTGGGACGGTCGGGATTTGGTCCTTTGGCAGTTTCatactttttataattttaattttaaaggtAGCAGTGAGGACAGGTTAACTCATGCGACTCCGCATGGGAAACGTTGGTTGTGATTTTTTGGACTGTTCCTTAATCCTTACACGTGGCAAAATCTATGTATGGAGCTTATAGATATCTCCAATGCTTTATTTTATATGtgctatttatatatataaaaaatagagtttatataatatatggtTCACATGTGCTGAAAAATTTACGTTAATCTCTCTCACCTAATGACTTTGTCGTTTTTACTCAATGACTGGTTTACAcgacttttttatatttagaaaaagaaaaatcttggTTACAACTTATTCATGAAATTAAGcccatatatatacatatagattTGCTATAAATACACCCTAAGTGTAGAAAAAATGATATTGCATGAATTTGGATGGTCCACATTAATTATTtcctcaatatatataaaaaaaatagctaatttgcatggaaaccaaaaaaaaaaaaaacgaataaGTAGTAGCCAAAGCTTAATTAATGTGCTTTAATTGTTTACGGCGTTAAATTCCATAATGATAGAGTGTACTAGTACTACTAGTCTACTACTACTACCACCTAAAGGCTAAAAAAAGAGAGGCATCTCCGTAAAAGCCAATACGAGATGAATTAATTTTTCTCATATAAAACCTATCCTGCAGGTTACAATAAATCAGTGAAGTTCCCAAGAACATGAATgcttagcaaaaaagaaaaagctttgaTAATGAGTAACGTCAGGATTCAATGTTCCTTGCCCCAGATTGTAAAAGTTGTATGAAATTCTTGGTTTCTTAAACCAAAAATTGAACTCATTTTTGCATGCGGTTATAAATGTCATtataataaattcatttttgcTTGATAATTAGAAATTGTATCAGATTGCCAGTACTATAAATACTTTCTTTCTTATGAAAGTTCCGTAGATAACACGTGATATATCCAGAACAAATATTAGTACAATTGAATGTTCAAGTTCATGAacaacttctcaaaaaaaaaaaaaaaaaggaaaagagttcATGTACACCTTACTTCGATAAAGGTGAAGATAATTAAGAATAATATTTATCCACTTCTCTAAAGATTTGGGTTTAATCTGTtgctaattttgtgtcaaaaaacatttaaatttgaaaccaaaatgaaaaactatTAAGTACATTTTGGTAGAAatgagttttttcatttttcaatttattactcattaaataaatttatcaagaaTTCTGTGGCTTAATGTCATCTTAATTAGGTTCAAATGTCATTATAATGAATTCATTTTTGCTTGGTAATTAGAATTGAATCAGATTGCCAGTACTATAAATACACACATACATTCCTATAAAAGTTCCGTAGATAAGCACATGGCTTATGCAGAGCAGATATTAGTACAATTTAAAGGTTCAATACTTCAAGTTCATGTACACCTTTTCTTCGATAAAGGTGAAAATAATTGAGAATAGGGTTTATCTACTTCTTTAAAGATTTGGTTTCATTTGGTTGCTACTGAATTTTGTGGCAAAAACATTTAAACtagaaccaaaatgaaaaactatTTAAGTATATTTTGGTAGAaatgattttttcatttttcaattcattACCCATTAGATAAATTTATCAAGAATTTTGTAGCTTAATGTGATCTTATGTTCAAATCAAATGTCCTATCTCTCCATCTATTTTTCAATTCATAAGATAAATTTGTTAAGAGTTTTATGTTTAATGGCATCATAGATTTCAAGAtcctatctcaaaaaaaaaaaaaaaatgattagaCAGATTTCAATAATGtgctaatctttttttttttttttttttttcaaaataggaaTTTCACATATAAGTCCTAATATCTTGCTATTGAAATAGTAACTCTATTTGACCTTGACCAATGGTCCAAATCTGACCTTGACATGCCAATTCAATCTCAATGACAATTATTGCCAGCtttgaaattgattttctcaaacCAGTGGATGGGCATTCAATTGCTTTGCAAGACTGGAATGCATTCGGAGTCTGCCAGAGTGGTTGGTTGTGTATCAGTTTGCCATATATTTAAGCTGAGAGTGAtgtacaattatatatatatatatatatatatataaataaaataaaaaaacctgtTTGGTCCTgattctaaataaaataaaatctggTTGGTCTCtcagctttttatttttatttttatttttttattatttttattatttattatttttttaatttaacattttaatttagGATTCTCTCACCatacaatataataaatgaaaagatAAGGTACAactcagggaaaaaaaaatgtaaaataaaactttagaaTTGTATATAGgagtaaaatgtaa includes the following:
- the LOC115987804 gene encoding probable BOI-related E3 ubiquitin-protein ligase 3 — encoded protein: MAVEARHLNLFPSQLIGNREMMNPIEANTNMYNNNQMGYTYTVPLSGTTTETMLPAAYNSLMNDSIPQKAAIKSESGLTYNIPIPISRKRSRDSMINPSLSFLSHHQTTPQPQKNCGSFSFLGEDISFQIQQHQFDIDRLISQHMEKVRMEIEEKRKRQARRIVEAIEVGMMKRLKAKEEEIEKIGKMNWALEERVKSLCIENQIWRDLAQTNEATANALRSNLEQVLAAQVKEERTHGAALDEAALLMDDAQSCCGSSGEEEDHHHRDVIVVEGGRRTLACGVAQDKDDDGNGNCNGNYYNDNYRTSSECGNNRWCRNCGKQESCVLLLPCRHLCLCTVCGSTLHICPICKSPKNASVHVNLS